Proteins from one Larimichthys crocea isolate SSNF chromosome XX, L_crocea_2.0, whole genome shotgun sequence genomic window:
- the zc3hc1 gene encoding zinc finger C3HC-type protein 1: MATLGGSRGDRLGNSNHQKSSLVSPEKVRELLNDGVSSTDTGSNSEQGDLKVLEVKSNTQAPCEATNKDAFFSRVESYSCLKWAGKPRILSPLMCARYGWINVGCDMLKCSSCQAFLCASLQPTLDFEKYESRIAEISRQLQTQHEKFCPWPDFPCPERFWLVPACEPSALLTSFLERFQSACLLAQQLPAMKPEQLKSMSLTEDVVSVILQLIEEEQKRKGGTSCSEPLAVQVAACIVSLCGWAASPSLHAMNLPILTCSYCMRKVGLWNFHQMEGMGGDGDALPIIVGPSAQAVAPASVATQEGQGDQTASALSTPATTPCRMKLRSQDSTRSDQGEGTSSPVGLRARSRDSPSPSEELSSPLTRGKRTATRGRGQGDNSGPDGTASLQHPPKRLCLSSIGGPDGMLHKNAFDPLAQHRDWCPWISVGKENVDPGVIPSLDVGTALHQQGWKAALDLLVPMKKNSNTAGGSPAQGPRDKSKRVFAIFRQWQVSSPASQ; this comes from the exons ATGGCGACTCTCGGCGGCAGTCGTGGGGATCGTCTTGGCAACTCAAACCATCAAAAGTCTTCTCTCGTATCTCCGGAGAAAGTCCGTGAACTTCTTAACGACGGGGTGTCGTCCACGGACACCGGATCCAACAG TGAACAAGGAGACTTGAAAGTTCTGGAAGTAAAAAGCAACACTCAAGCACCTTGCGAAGCAACGAACAAAGACGCCTTTTTCTCAAGGGTGGAATCTTATTCA TGTTTGAAATGGGCAGGCAAACCCCGAATACTGTCCCCTCTGATGTGCGCCAGATATGGTTGGATCAACGTCGGCTGTGATATGCTCAAGTGCTCCAGCTGCCAGGCTTTCCTTTGTGCATCACTACAACCAACTTTAGACTTTGAAAAAT ATGAATCCCGCATTGCAGAGATATCGAGGCAGCTTCAGACGCAGCATGAGAAGTTTTGCCCCTGGCCTGACTTTCCCTGCCCTG aGCGGTTCTGGCTGGTTCCAGCCTGTGAACCATCAGCACTTCTCACTTCCTTCTTGGAGCGCTTCCAGAGCGCCTGTCTTCTTGCACAGCAGCTGCCAGCCATGAAGCCGGAGCAGCTGAAGTCTATG TCACTGACAGAAGATGTTGTCAGTGTTATACTGCAGCTGATcgaggaagaacaaaaaagaaaggggggaaCTTCATGTTCTGAACCTTTGGCTGTCCAAGTGGCTGCATgcattgtttctctctgtggctGGGCTGCAAG CCCCTCTCTGCACGCCATGAACCTGCCCATCCTCACCTGCTCGTACTGTATGCGTAAGGTGGGCTTGTGGAATTTCCACCAGATGGAGGGAATGGGAGGCGATGGAGATGCCTTACCAATTATCGTAGGCCCCTCTGCTCAAGCAGTAGCTCCTGCCTCAGTAGCTACACAGGAGGGCCAGGGGGACCAAACTGCTTCTGCCTTATCCACTCCTGCCACAACTCCATGCCGCATGAAGCTGAGGAGCCAGGACTCTACCCGTTCTGATCAG GGTGAAGGAACCTCATCCCCTGTGGGTTTACGTGCCCGAAGCAGAGATTCACCAAGCCCCAGTGAAGAGTTGTCAAGTCCTTTGACCAGGGGCAAAAGAACTGCAACTCGCGGTAGAGGACAAGGAGACAACTCTGGGCCTGATGGCACTGCCAGCCTGCAACACCCTCCTAAACGCTTGTGTCTCTCATCAATTGGTGGTCCA GATGGGATGCTGCATAAGAATGCATTTGATCCGCTCGCTCAGCACAGAGACTGGTGTCCCTGGATTTCTGTGGGAAAGGAGAATGTGGATCCAGGGGTCATTCCCTCTCTGGACGTAGGTACAGCACTTCATCAGCAGGGCTGGAAGGCTGCTCTCGACCTCCTTGTGCCCATGAAGAAGAACTCTAATACAGCAGGAGGTAGTCCAGCACAG GGTCCTCGTGACAAATCTAAAAGAGTGTTTGCTATATTCCGTCAGTGGCAGGTGTCCTCCCCAGCGTCTCAGTAG
- the klhdc10 gene encoding kelch domain-containing protein 10 isoform X1 — protein MTDAEAARSPDQLNKFEKLTGRPPHGETLTLAGPVTPPARSGHRCVADNTNLYVFGGYNPDYDESGGSDNEDYPLFRELWKYHFATGSWEQIRTEGYMPTELASMSAVLHGNNLLVFGGTGIPFGENNGNDVHVCNVKYKRWSLLNCRGKKPNRIYGQAMVIINGFLYVFGGTTGYIYSTDLHRLDLTTREWIHLKPNNPPDDLPEERYRHEIAHDGQRIYILGGGTSWTSYPLDKIHAYNLETNSWEEITTKPHDKIGYPAPRRCHSCVQIRNDVFICGGYNGELILADLWKINLQTFQWSKLPAVMPEPAYFHCAAVTPAGCMYIHGGVVNIHENKRTGSLFKIWLAVPSLLELCWEKLLKAFPHLASLPTMQLLNLGLTQELIERLK, from the exons ATGACGGACGCTGAAGCTGCTCGCAGCCCGGACCAGCTGAATAAATTTGAGAAACTGACAGGCAGGCCGCCGCACGGTGAGACGTTAACGTTAGCAG gTCCTGTTACTCCCCCGGCCCGCAGTGGGCATCGATGTGTTGCTGATAACACTAACCTATACGTGTTCGGAGGGTACAACCCTGACTACGATGAGTCAGGAGGCTCAGACAATGAAGACTATCCGCTGTTCAGGGAGCTTTGGAAGTACCACTTTGCAACAGGCAGCTGGGAGCAGATTCGGACAGAGGGCTATATGCCCACAGAGCTGGCGTCTATGTCTG ctgttttGCACGGCAACAACCTCCTAGTGTTTGGTGGCACCGGGATTCCCTTTGGTGAAAATAATGGCAATGACGTACATGTTTGTAATGTGAAGTACAAGCGGTGGTCACTGCTCAACTGTCGGGGGAAGAAGCCCAACAGAATATATGGACAG GCGATGGTTATTATAAATGGTTTCCTGTACGTGTTTGGAGGGACTACGGGTTACATCTACAGCACAGACCTGCACAGGCTGGACCTGACCACAAGGGAATGGATCCACCTTAAGCCTAACAACCCTCCTGACGACCTGCCTGAGGAACG gtaTAGGCATGAAATAGCACACGACGGACAGAGGATCTACATTCTGGGAGGAGGAACTTCCTGGACATCTTACCCTCTGGACAAG ATACATGCTTACAATCTGGAGACCAATTCCTGGGAGGAGATTACAACTAAACCTCATGACAAAATAG GATATCCCGCTCCTAGGAGATGTCATAGCTGTGTACAAATAAGAAACG ATGTATTTATCTGTGGTGGCTACAACGGGGAACTGATATTAGCTGATCTGTGGAAGATCAACCTGCAGACTTTCCAGTGGAGTAAACTACCAGCGGTGATGCCTGAGCCGGCGTACTtccactgtgctgctgtcacCCCA GCCGGCTGCATGTACATCCACGGTGGCGTGGTGAATATCCATGAGAACAAGCGAACTGGCTCTCTTTTTAAGATCTGGCTGGCTGTGCCCAGCCTGTTGGAGCTATGCTGGGAGAAACTCCTCAAGGCTTTTCCCCACCTGGCTTCACTTCCCACCATGCAGCTGCTCAACCTAGGACTCACACAGGAACTCATTGAACGTTTGAAATAG
- the klhdc10 gene encoding kelch domain-containing protein 10 isoform X2, giving the protein MTDAEAARSPDQLNKFEKLTGRPPHGPVTPPARSGHRCVADNTNLYVFGGYNPDYDESGGSDNEDYPLFRELWKYHFATGSWEQIRTEGYMPTELASMSAVLHGNNLLVFGGTGIPFGENNGNDVHVCNVKYKRWSLLNCRGKKPNRIYGQAMVIINGFLYVFGGTTGYIYSTDLHRLDLTTREWIHLKPNNPPDDLPEERYRHEIAHDGQRIYILGGGTSWTSYPLDKIHAYNLETNSWEEITTKPHDKIGYPAPRRCHSCVQIRNDVFICGGYNGELILADLWKINLQTFQWSKLPAVMPEPAYFHCAAVTPAGCMYIHGGVVNIHENKRTGSLFKIWLAVPSLLELCWEKLLKAFPHLASLPTMQLLNLGLTQELIERLK; this is encoded by the exons ATGACGGACGCTGAAGCTGCTCGCAGCCCGGACCAGCTGAATAAATTTGAGAAACTGACAGGCAGGCCGCCGCACG gTCCTGTTACTCCCCCGGCCCGCAGTGGGCATCGATGTGTTGCTGATAACACTAACCTATACGTGTTCGGAGGGTACAACCCTGACTACGATGAGTCAGGAGGCTCAGACAATGAAGACTATCCGCTGTTCAGGGAGCTTTGGAAGTACCACTTTGCAACAGGCAGCTGGGAGCAGATTCGGACAGAGGGCTATATGCCCACAGAGCTGGCGTCTATGTCTG ctgttttGCACGGCAACAACCTCCTAGTGTTTGGTGGCACCGGGATTCCCTTTGGTGAAAATAATGGCAATGACGTACATGTTTGTAATGTGAAGTACAAGCGGTGGTCACTGCTCAACTGTCGGGGGAAGAAGCCCAACAGAATATATGGACAG GCGATGGTTATTATAAATGGTTTCCTGTACGTGTTTGGAGGGACTACGGGTTACATCTACAGCACAGACCTGCACAGGCTGGACCTGACCACAAGGGAATGGATCCACCTTAAGCCTAACAACCCTCCTGACGACCTGCCTGAGGAACG gtaTAGGCATGAAATAGCACACGACGGACAGAGGATCTACATTCTGGGAGGAGGAACTTCCTGGACATCTTACCCTCTGGACAAG ATACATGCTTACAATCTGGAGACCAATTCCTGGGAGGAGATTACAACTAAACCTCATGACAAAATAG GATATCCCGCTCCTAGGAGATGTCATAGCTGTGTACAAATAAGAAACG ATGTATTTATCTGTGGTGGCTACAACGGGGAACTGATATTAGCTGATCTGTGGAAGATCAACCTGCAGACTTTCCAGTGGAGTAAACTACCAGCGGTGATGCCTGAGCCGGCGTACTtccactgtgctgctgtcacCCCA GCCGGCTGCATGTACATCCACGGTGGCGTGGTGAATATCCATGAGAACAAGCGAACTGGCTCTCTTTTTAAGATCTGGCTGGCTGTGCCCAGCCTGTTGGAGCTATGCTGGGAGAAACTCCTCAAGGCTTTTCCCCACCTGGCTTCACTTCCCACCATGCAGCTGCTCAACCTAGGACTCACACAGGAACTCATTGAACGTTTGAAATAG
- the cax1 gene encoding cation/H+ exchanger protein 1, whose protein sequence is MSHKKSSQVPGDGENLRGRHAADSTENPADHEQHPRIPQQPSQTDWLRVGPQHPELGTADTPSPHASGHHFCHYTPKAFLTVHRGGHNTSARSTPCAEEGWHEATTKTTIRADNEVEAHREANNYKFGFRKWKGNVTEKPIEDRSDIIKELHSDLSIVKPQEGSVVTFGNIVYVFLFGWWISLIYFLICPIMFLTIFGAPYGKLCFKMACYFIWPFGKSLEKASHVVKRTIARPPKCEVIPEEGDTEDGKDTVRNKDSAPLLVSSPIPIEIPVPEPPAKKNPLQCRISTYVWLLLGYPVLAVVHSLACVLAWMLVFTIPVSKMNARTMTTVLLMAPEDIQIHTLEKTPGCETGVILCCYQAFNGYYYKYTVQGVNIFALNLLPFVLITLVIGYTDHDHKYFRAETIFFTAILSIIPLSYYIGMGIASISAQSNFAVGAVVNATFGSFTEMTFYITALLQGYRAGTKCYEEIVKAALTGTLLGCILFIPGICMIIGGIKHREQRFNSRSAGVSSALLFISVGGVFAPTLFSKTFGNLMCDSCTNVPGNSSVPFICKDCHYDMTQADPHLILSQIEPLVYTISVLLPAAYLIGLIFTLKTHSHIYDIHISDGQGGHAHGHHVVHWSRWRALAVLIVATVLMACCAELSTANIEPMLSHSSISQYFIGVTVLAMVPEIPEIVNGIQFALQNNISLSLEVGSCIAVQVCMIQIPLLILFNAFYDVGFVLVFSDIHLWASIFSVILVNYIFMDGKCDYFQGTALVVVYLILLALYFFAPSPRSC, encoded by the exons atgtcCCACAAAAAGTCTTCCCAGGTGCCGGGTGATGGAGAGAACCTGCGGGGAAGACATGCGGCTGATTCCACAG agAATCCTGCAGATCATGAACAGCATCCCCGGATTCCACAGCAACCCTCCCAAACAGATTGGCTCCGTGTTGGCCCCCAGCATCCAGAGCTAGGCACAGCAGACACGCCCTCCCCCCATGCTTCTGGACACCACTTCTGCCACTACACACCAAAAGCTTTCCTCACCGTCCACAGAG GAGGACACAACACTTCAGCCCGGTCAACTCCGTGTGCAGAAGAGGGTTGGCATGAAGCTACCACAAAGACGACAATCAGAGCTGACAATGAAGTGGAGGCGCACAGGGAGGCCAACAACTACAAG TTTGGCTTCAGAAAGTGGAAGGGCAACGTAACGGAAAAGCCCATTGAAGACCGATCAGACATCATCAAAGAGCTCCACTCTGATCTGAGCATCGTGAAGCCTCAAGAAG GCTCAGTGGTCACCTTTGGGAACAtagtttatgtgtttttatttggatgGTGGATATCTTTAATCTATTTCCTCATTTGTCCTATAATGTTTCTAACGATCTTCGGTGCCCCGTATG gcaaACTTTGTTTTAAGATGGCATGTTACTTTATCTGGCCATTTGGGAAGTCACTGGAAAAG GCCAGTCATGTAGTTAAGAGAACCATTGCGAGGCCTCCAAAGTGTGAGGTCATTCCTGAAGAGGGAGACACCGAAGACGGTAAAGACACTGTGAGGAACAAGGACTCTGCACCCCTTCTGGTGTCTTCACCAATCCCTATTGAGATCCCTGTCCCAGAACCACCAgctaaaaaaaaccctctgcaGTGTCGCATTAGTACTTACGTTTGGTTGTTATTGGGTTACCCTGTCCTGGCTGTCGTCCACTCTCTGGCCTGTGTGCTTGCCTGGATGCTCGTCTTCACTATACCTGTATCCAAGATGAATGCACGCACGATGACCACAGTCCTCCTCATGGCACCAGAGGACATTCAGATTCACACACTGGAAAAG ACCCCTGGGTGTGAGACGGGAGTTATCCTATGCTGTTATCAAGCTTTCAATGGTTATTACTACAAATACACTGTCCAAGGAGTCAATATTTTTGCTCTCA ACCTGCTTCCCTTCGTGTTAATCACTCTGGTTATTGGCTATACTGACCATGACCACAAGTACTTTAGGGCGGAGACCATATTCTTCACAGCTATCCTTTCCATCATTCCTCTGTCCTACTATATTGGCATGGGTATAGCCAG TATTTCTGCACAGAGTAACTTTGCAGTGGGAGCGGTGGTGAATGCAACGTTTGGCTCCTTCACAGAGATGACTTTCTACATCACAGCACTACTGCAGGGCTATCGTGCTGGCACCAAATGTTATGAGGAGATTGTTAAAGCAGCACTCACAGGGACCTTGCTTGGGTGTATCCTGTTTATACCT GGTATCTGTATGATCATTGGAGGCATTAAACACAGGGAGCAGCGATTCAACAGTCGCTCAGCTGGAGTGAGTTCGGCTTTGCTTTTCATATCCGTAGGAG GTGTGTTTGCCCCGACGCTTTTCTCAAAGACCTTCGGTAATCTGATGTGTGACAGCTGCACCAATGTTCCCGGCAACTCCAGTGTACCCTTCATCTGCAAGGACTGTCATTACGACATG acTCAGGCTGACCCACATTTGATTCTGTCTCAAATTGA GCCTCTGGTGTACACAATTTCTGTGTTGCTACCCGCTGCATACCTGATTGGCCTCATCTTCACATTGAAGACCCACTCCCACATCTATGATATCCATATCAGCGATGGCCAAGGGGGCCATGCACATG GTCATCATGTAGTCCACTGGTCCCGGTGGAGGGCTCTTGCAGTGCTGATTGTTGCCACAGTGTTGATGGCCTGCTGCGCTGAGCTCAGCACGGCGAACATCGAGCCCATGCTGAGCCATTCCTCCATTTCTCAG TACTTCATCGGAGTCACAGTTTTGGCTATGGTGCCAGAGATTCCTGAGATTGTCAACGGGATCCAGTTTGCACTTCAGAACAACATCAGCCTGAG CCTTGAAGTGGGCAGTTGTATTGCCGTGCAGGTCTGCATGATACAGATTCCACTACTCATACTCTTCAACGCCTTCTAT gatGTTGGATTTGTGCTTGTGTTCAGTGACATTCATCTCTGGGCCAGCATCTTCAGTGTCATTCTGGTCAACTACATCTTCATGGATGGAAAATGTGACTACTTTCAGg GCACCGCTCTAGTGGTCGTGTACCTCATCCTTTTGGCCCTTTACTTTTTTGCTCCTTCTCCACGCTCTTGTTGA